DNA from Arthrobacter sp. PvP023:
AACCGCACCACAACGACATTGCTCACCGGCTCAACTGGCTGCGCGCCGGCGTGCTCGGAGCCAACGACGGCATCGTTTCCGTCGCCGCGATCGTGGTCGGCGTTGCAGGTGTCACCACAGATTCCGGCCCCATCCTCATCGCCGGTACGGCCGGCGTGGTGGGCGGTGCCATCTCCATGGCACTGGGCGAATATGTGTCCGTCAGCAGCCAGAAGGACAGCCAGCAGGCCCTCATCGAGAAGGAAAAGCGCGAGCTGGCCGAACAGCCGGAAGAAGAGCTCGAGGAGCTCACCGCCATCTACCAGGGCAAGGGCCTCAGTCCCGCCACCGCCCGCACTGTGGCCAAGGAACTCACCGACCACGATGCCCTGGCCGCCCATCTTTCCGCCGAATTGCACATCGACGAAACCGACATCGTCAGCCCGTGGCATGCCGCCTTCGCGTCAGCGATAGCCTTCCTGGTCGGAGCCGTCCTGCCCATGCTGGCAATCCTCCTGCCCCCGGAAAACATCCGCGTCCCGCTGACCTTCGCGGCCGTGCTGGTGGCCTTGGCGGCAACCGGTGCCCTGGGGGCCTGGATCGGCGGAGGCTCAAAAATGAAGGCCGCCGTCCGGGTGGTGGTGGGCGGCGCCCTGGCGCTTATCGCGACCTTCGGCATCGGCACCCTGCTCGGCGCCAGCGGCGTGGTGGCCTGATCCCGGCGTACCGGCCCCGGTCCAGCAGTTACGCTGGATCCGATGAAACCGCCCGCAGATGTCCCGATCCCGCCTGACCTTAGCCACCGCTACAGCCGGACCAGCGGCGGACGTGCCTGGCTGGGTTCGCTCCAGGGACTGATCTGCGGACGCCTGGAGCGGTGGGACCTTGAGGTGGACCTCGAACCGGGCCAGTTGCCATGGAACGGCCACGGCGGCGTGGTTGTCCCGGTCACCCGTCAGGGCGTCCCGGCCGTCCTGAAGGTTGCCTACCCCCACGACGAAGCCCGGGTTGAGCGTTTCGCCCTCCGGCTCTGGGACGGCCACGGTGCGGTGCGGCTCCTGGAGTCCGACGCCGGCACCTGTTCCATGCTGTTGGAGAGGCTGGACGCCGGCTGCTCCCTCCGGCAGGTTCCGATGGAAACGGCCGTGGAAGTGTGGGGCGGCCTGACCCGGCAGTTGAGCCTCACGCCGGACCAGCGCCTGGAGTGGCAGGAATTCCACCATGTGGCCGCCCGCGCAGAACAGTGGAGCGATGATCTTCCAGCGGACTGGGAGCAGCTCGGCAGGCCCTTTCCCCGCTGGCTTCTGGAGGCCGCCCTCGAGGTTTGCCAGACGCGCGGAGCAGTGGGCCGCCGCGCCGGGACGGATGTGCTGGTCAACACGGACTTCCACTTCCTGAACATCCTGGCCCGGCCGCAGGGCGGTTTTGCCGCAATAGACCCGCAGCCGATGATCGGTGAAGCCGAGTTCTCCGTGGCCCCGCTCCTCTGGAACCGCATCCGCGACCTCCCCCGCAGCAACCCCGGCCAGGGATTGCTGGACAGGTGCCGTGAGTTCAGCGCCGCCGCAGGGCTTGATGCCGAGGTGGCCCGGCAATGGAGCCTGGCCCGTGAAGTGGAAAACGCGCTCGGGTATGCCTCGCGCCCCCACCACGACGGCGACCTTGCGCGTTCCCTCTGGGTGGCGAGCACGCTGGCCGGACGAACCCTTGACGGACTGCCCTCGGCCCATGACCTCCCGGCACCGGGGGAAGCAGCACCCGGGCACACGGCCGAACAGGCTTCGCCTTAGCCCCGGACTGCTGCCAGGGCCTTCCGCACCGCCTCGACCGCCGCTTCGACGTCGGCGTCGTCGGTTGTCCAGTTGCTCACCGAAATACGCAGGACATCCCGCCCCCGCCAGCGGGAACCGGACATCCATACGAGGCCGTCCGCGATGATCCGGGCCGTCACCGCCCGCGTGGTGGCGTCATCGCCAAAGGCCAGCGAGACCTGCGTGTAGGCGACGTCGTTGAGCACTTCGACACCGTCCAGCGCCGACAGCTGCTGCGCCAGCTGCGAGGCCCGGCTGACGAGGTTGCGCACCTGTCCAGCAACACCGTTCCGGCCGAGGGACTTCAGCGCCGCCCAGACAGGGACGCCGCGTGCGCGGCGGGAAAGTTCCGGGACGGTCTGGAAGGGGTCCGGCGCGGCACCGGCATCGCGAATCATGTAGCTGGGGTTGACGCTCAACGCCGCCTCCAGCGCCTCCGTGTCCCGCACGGCCACGATGCCGCAGTCATAGGGCACGTTGAGTGTCTTGTGCGCATCGGTGGCCCACGAGTCAGCCCGGTGCAGCCCGGCGGTGAGGGCGGTGAGCTCAGGCACTGCGGCCGCCCAAAGCCCGAAGGCACCATCAACATGCACCCATGCGCCGTGTGCCTTCGCCACGGTGATCGCCTCGAGAAACGGATCGAACGCACCGGAATGCACGTTTCCGGCCTGCAGGCAGACGATCGGCGGTGCAGGAGCCGCTCCCCCCGCATCCCCGGATGCTTTGCCCAGGGCACGGTCCAGGGCGCAGTCCAGCTCCGCCGGATCAATGCGGCCTTGGCGGTCCGAAGGCACCGCGACGGGGTGTCCCATGCCCAGATACCGCAGCGCGAGATCGATCGAATCATGGCGTTCCTGCCCCACCAGGCAGCTGACAGCAGGGGCACCGGCAAGCCCGGCGGCGTTGACGTCCCAGCCGGCTTTCTCCAGGACGCGCCAGCGTGCGGCAGAAAGGCCGGCGAAGTTGGCCATCGTTGCACCGGTGACGAAACCGACGTCGGCCGTTTCGGGCAAGCCCAGCAGGTCGAGGAACCAATGCCCGGCGGCCGCCTCGATGACCGCGGTGGCCGGCGTGGCAGCGCGGAGGAACGAATTCTGGTCCCAGGCACTGACCAGCCAGTCTGCCGCCATGGCGGCGGGCAGGGTGCCGCCGATAACCCAGCCGAAGAAGCGGCCCGAGGGCATGGCCATGAGGCCGGGTTCCGCCTTGGCAGCAAGATAATCGATCACGTCACCCGCCGGCAGGCCGTTCTCCGGCATCGGGCCGCCGAAGACGGCTTCCAGATCCCCCGCCGTGGCCCGCGGCCCCACATGGCGGGTGGGCTGGCTTTCCAGCCATTCACGGGCATGCCGGGCCGCGGCGTCCAAGGCGTCCCGGAAGGGTTCGTCCCCTGTTGACATAGGAGCATGGTACGCCCGCTCCCCCCGGGCCGGGAGGGGCTTTCCTCCCGGCTTCGGCTCACATGCCTAGGCGAAGTTGTCCTGCCAGATGTCGAAGCCCAGCTTGAGGATCAGGGCGCCGACGACGGCGAGGAAAACGTTGCGGATGAAGGTGCTGCCCTGCTTCACCGCGGTCCGCGCCCCGAGGTAGCCGCCTGCCATGTTGGCGAGCCCCAGCACTAGGCCCACACCCCACAACAAGGAGCCGTGCGGCAGGAAGAAAATCAGGGCGCCGGCGTTGGTGGCCATGTTCACGATTTTTGCCTTGGCGCTGGCTTCCAGAAAGGCGTAACCCATCGCGGAAACCAGGGCGATGATCAGGAAAGATCCTGTACCGGGCCCAATCAGGCCGTCGTAGAAACCGATGGCCGCCCCTATGAGGCAGGCCACCACGTAGTGAGTCCTGCCGTCGTGGCGGAGCGAGGTCAGGTCGCCGACATTGGGTTTGAACGCCGTGAACAGCGCGACGGCGACCAACGCCGCCACGATGATGGGCTTGAAAACACTCGCCGGCAGGGTGGCGGCCAGGACGGCACCGCCGAAGCTACCGGCCAGCGCGATGACGGCCATGGGGATGGCCGTACGCAGGTCGGGCCGGACGCGGCGGTAGTACGTCACCGCGCTGGTGGTGGTCCCGAAGATCGAGCCCATCTTGTTAGTGGCAAGGGCCTGGACCGGGCTGATCCCCGGCACCAGCAGCAACGCCGGGAGCTGGATGAGCCCGCCGCCGCCCACCACGGCATCAATCCATCCTGCAGCGAAGCCCGCCACGATGATCAGGATCAGCGTGGCGGGCTCCAGAGATTCGAATCCCGAGATCACTCCGTCAGCCGTGAAGGTTACTTGCTGCGGACGGCGTTGATCACGTAGTCAACAGCCTTCTCAACGGCCACGTTCTCTGCTTCACCGCTGCGGCGGTCCTTGATCTCCACGACGCCGTCCACCAGCCCGCGGCCAACGGCCAGGATGGTGGGCACGCCAATGAGTTCCGCGTCGCCGAACTTGACGCCCGGGGACACCTTGGGACGGTCGTCGTAGATGACCTCGAGGCCGGCGGCCTCGAGGTCCAGTGACAACTGTTCGGCGGCGGCGAAGATTTCCTCGCCCCGGCCCACAGCCACAACGTGGACATCGGCAGGAGCCACTGCACGGGGCCAGACCAGGCCCTTGGCGTCGTGGTTGGACTCGGCCAGGGCGGCGACGGCACGGGTGACGCCGACACCGTAGGAACCCATGGTGACCACCACCTGCTTGCCGTTCTGGTCCAGGACCTTCAGTTCAAGGGCTTCGGCGTACTTGCGGCCGAGCTGGAAGATGTGGCCCATCTCAATGCCGCGTGCCGTTTCCAGCGGTCCGGAACCGTCCGGGGCTTCATCACCGGCGCGGACTTCCGTGCACTCGATCACGCCGTCCCAGCCGAAGTCGCGGCCGGCCACGAGGCCGAAGACGTGCTTGCCGGCCATGTTGGCTCCGGTCACCCAGGCGGTGCCGTTGACGACGCGGGGATCCACCAGGTACAGCAGCTTGGCGGCACCCTCCAGGCCGAGGAGGGGCGTGCCGAGGGACATGCCCGGGCCGAGGTATCCACGGACGATCAGGGGGTTGCGGGCGAGGTCTTCCTCGCCGGCTGCTTCCACGGTGATCTCGCCGGCGACCGGCAGGTAAGCGCCGATGTTGGCCTCCACCCGCTTCAGGTCGACACCGCGGTCACCGGGGACGCCGATGACAACGATCTGGCGCTCGCCAGTGGGCAGGGTGACGGCGAGGACGACGTTCTTGAGCGTGTCAGCGGCCGTCCATGCGCCGCCGTCGTGCTCGTCGCGAGGAACCAGCTGGTTTGCCGCGTCCACGAGCGTGTCAATGGTGGGAGTGTTCGGGGTGTCCCGGATCTCGGCTGCCGGCGCATTGCTGAAGTCGATCTCAGCCGGGACCACAGTGGTGACGGCTTCAACGTTGGCCGCGTAGCCGCCGGCGGACCGCACGAAGGTGTCTTCGCCGATCTCGGTGGGGTGCAGGAACTCCTCGCTCCGGGAGCCGCCCATGGCTCCCGCCGTGGCAGCCACCGGAATAACCTCAAGGCCGAGGCGCTCGAAGATCTTCAGGTAGGCGGCGCGGTGCGCGTTGTAGCTCGCGTCCAGGCCGGCGTCGTCGACGTCGAACGAGTAGGAGTCCTTCATGATGAACTCGCGGCCGCGCAGCAGGCCCGCGCGGGGCCGGGCTTCGTCGCGGTACTTGTTCTGGATCTGGTAGATGCTCAGCGGAAGGTCCTTGTACGAGGAGTACAGGTCCTTGACCAGCAGGGTGAACATTTCCTCGTGCGTGGGAGCCAGGAGGTAGTCCCCGCCCTTGCGGTCCTTGAGCCGGAAAATGCCCTCGCCGTACTCGGTCCAGCGGTTCGTGGCCTCGTAGGGCTCCTTGGGCAGGAGCGCCGGAAAGTGCACTTCCTGTGCGCCGATGGCGGCCATTTCCTCGCGAATGACCTTTTCCACCTTGCGCAGCACGCTCAGGCCCAGCGGCAACCAGGTGTAGATGCCCGGCGCTGCCCTGCGGATATACCCGGCACGGACCAGGAGCCGGTGGCTCGCCACTTCGGCGTCGGCGGGATCTTCGCGCAGGGTGCGCAGGAACAGCTTGGAAAGTCGAAGGACCACGGGTAGGAATCCGTTTCTTGGGAGGTGCCTGTTCTGATGACGGGCTTGGCAAATTCGTCTGGGTACTAATCTACCGTGGCGCGGCGGGTGCCGGGTTCCCGG
Protein-coding regions in this window:
- a CDS encoding VIT family protein — encoded protein: MDSARVATQHENEPHHNDIAHRLNWLRAGVLGANDGIVSVAAIVVGVAGVTTDSGPILIAGTAGVVGGAISMALGEYVSVSSQKDSQQALIEKEKRELAEQPEEELEELTAIYQGKGLSPATARTVAKELTDHDALAAHLSAELHIDETDIVSPWHAAFASAIAFLVGAVLPMLAILLPPENIRVPLTFAAVLVALAATGALGAWIGGGSKMKAAVRVVVGGALALIATFGIGTLLGASGVVA
- a CDS encoding aminoglycoside phosphotransferase family protein, whose translation is MKPPADVPIPPDLSHRYSRTSGGRAWLGSLQGLICGRLERWDLEVDLEPGQLPWNGHGGVVVPVTRQGVPAVLKVAYPHDEARVERFALRLWDGHGAVRLLESDAGTCSMLLERLDAGCSLRQVPMETAVEVWGGLTRQLSLTPDQRLEWQEFHHVAARAEQWSDDLPADWEQLGRPFPRWLLEAALEVCQTRGAVGRRAGTDVLVNTDFHFLNILARPQGGFAAIDPQPMIGEAEFSVAPLLWNRIRDLPRSNPGQGLLDRCREFSAAAGLDAEVARQWSLAREVENALGYASRPHHDGDLARSLWVASTLAGRTLDGLPSAHDLPAPGEAAPGHTAEQASP
- a CDS encoding pyridoxal-dependent decarboxylase, with amino-acid sequence MSTGDEPFRDALDAAARHAREWLESQPTRHVGPRATAGDLEAVFGGPMPENGLPAGDVIDYLAAKAEPGLMAMPSGRFFGWVIGGTLPAAMAADWLVSAWDQNSFLRAATPATAVIEAAAGHWFLDLLGLPETADVGFVTGATMANFAGLSAARWRVLEKAGWDVNAAGLAGAPAVSCLVGQERHDSIDLALRYLGMGHPVAVPSDRQGRIDPAELDCALDRALGKASGDAGGAAPAPPIVCLQAGNVHSGAFDPFLEAITVAKAHGAWVHVDGAFGLWAAAVPELTALTAGLHRADSWATDAHKTLNVPYDCGIVAVRDTEALEAALSVNPSYMIRDAGAAPDPFQTVPELSRRARGVPVWAALKSLGRNGVAGQVRNLVSRASQLAQQLSALDGVEVLNDVAYTQVSLAFGDDATTRAVTARIIADGLVWMSGSRWRGRDVLRISVSNWTTDDADVEAAVEAVRKALAAVRG
- a CDS encoding TSUP family transporter, which encodes MISGFESLEPATLILIIVAGFAAGWIDAVVGGGGLIQLPALLLVPGISPVQALATNKMGSIFGTTTSAVTYYRRVRPDLRTAIPMAVIALAGSFGGAVLAATLPASVFKPIIVAALVAVALFTAFKPNVGDLTSLRHDGRTHYVVACLIGAAIGFYDGLIGPGTGSFLIIALVSAMGYAFLEASAKAKIVNMATNAGALIFFLPHGSLLWGVGLVLGLANMAGGYLGARTAVKQGSTFIRNVFLAVVGALILKLGFDIWQDNFA
- a CDS encoding proline--tRNA ligase, producing the protein MVLRLSKLFLRTLREDPADAEVASHRLLVRAGYIRRAAPGIYTWLPLGLSVLRKVEKVIREEMAAIGAQEVHFPALLPKEPYEATNRWTEYGEGIFRLKDRKGGDYLLAPTHEEMFTLLVKDLYSSYKDLPLSIYQIQNKYRDEARPRAGLLRGREFIMKDSYSFDVDDAGLDASYNAHRAAYLKIFERLGLEVIPVAATAGAMGGSRSEEFLHPTEIGEDTFVRSAGGYAANVEAVTTVVPAEIDFSNAPAAEIRDTPNTPTIDTLVDAANQLVPRDEHDGGAWTAADTLKNVVLAVTLPTGERQIVVIGVPGDRGVDLKRVEANIGAYLPVAGEITVEAAGEEDLARNPLIVRGYLGPGMSLGTPLLGLEGAAKLLYLVDPRVVNGTAWVTGANMAGKHVFGLVAGRDFGWDGVIECTEVRAGDEAPDGSGPLETARGIEMGHIFQLGRKYAEALELKVLDQNGKQVVVTMGSYGVGVTRAVAALAESNHDAKGLVWPRAVAPADVHVVAVGRGEEIFAAAEQLSLDLEAAGLEVIYDDRPKVSPGVKFGDAELIGVPTILAVGRGLVDGVVEIKDRRSGEAENVAVEKAVDYVINAVRSK